The Sporomusa termitida genome has a window encoding:
- a CDS encoding methyltransferase: MPIPQLYEKLPVDPSPVQNLLTQGIVYELTALAAKEGLFTALAVRKTAAGLARELAWDETITERVLQVLAQAGYLTCVGGAYTAVPAMAKYLHRNSPWFLADSLLSEFPAGSFAHRVLAALNNETVTPCCHKKAQNQPERLRGIGARAVTGEFVQTTVQAVSLDRKKHLLDLGGGHGFYSIAFAQKYPGLTVTLFDVPDIAALAAAAIANYGLSGRVQTRAGDFLATDIGSGYDAVLCSLMLSPSTLATVLPKVYSAVLPGGTLIVRTHIKDGFPSLAGSINRLFCTLNGQRTMYTLTEWQTWLAEYGFSNIQTANITDIVAVLTATRP; encoded by the coding sequence ATGCCGATCCCCCAATTATACGAAAAACTGCCTGTTGATCCTTCCCCGGTCCAAAACCTGCTCACGCAGGGCATTGTTTACGAATTAACAGCCCTGGCGGCTAAAGAAGGTCTGTTTACCGCTTTGGCGGTAAGGAAAACTGCAGCCGGGCTGGCCCGCGAGCTGGCCTGGGACGAAACCATCACCGAGCGGGTGCTGCAGGTCCTGGCCCAGGCGGGCTATCTGACCTGTGTCGGCGGTGCTTATACAGCGGTCCCAGCAATGGCCAAATATCTGCATAGAAACAGCCCCTGGTTTCTGGCCGATTCCCTGCTGTCCGAGTTTCCGGCCGGCTCTTTTGCCCACAGGGTGCTGGCGGCGCTTAACAACGAGACCGTTACCCCCTGTTGCCATAAAAAAGCACAAAACCAGCCAGAACGCCTGCGCGGCATCGGTGCCCGCGCGGTAACCGGCGAATTCGTCCAGACCACGGTGCAGGCAGTCAGCCTGGACCGGAAAAAACATTTATTGGACTTAGGCGGCGGCCATGGTTTTTACAGTATTGCTTTTGCCCAGAAATACCCCGGCCTGACGGTTACCTTATTTGATGTGCCGGACATTGCCGCCCTGGCCGCGGCCGCCATCGCTAACTACGGCTTAAGCGGCCGCGTCCAGACCCGGGCCGGCGATTTTCTGGCGACAGATATCGGTTCCGGCTATGATGCTGTTCTCTGTTCCCTGATGCTGTCCCCGTCTACGTTAGCCACGGTACTGCCCAAAGTCTACTCAGCCGTACTGCCGGGGGGCACATTGATTGTGCGGACTCATATCAAGGACGGATTCCCCAGCCTGGCCGGCAGTATTAACCGCCTGTTCTGCACCCTCAACGGCCAGCGAACCATGTATACACTGACTGAATGGCAAACCTGGCTGGCTGAATATGGCTTCAGCAACATCCAGACTGCCAATATCACCGATATTGTTGCTGTCCTGACAGCA
- a CDS encoding PD-(D/E)XK nuclease family transposase → MSEPAIRKALTAEEIFLKQDKERYLYEMREKALLDHVSAMEGAGKGKEAGKTEIAIAPVKAGYEGN, encoded by the coding sequence ATGAGTGAACCAGCAATCCGCAAGGCTCTGACGGCTGAGGAAATCTTTCTCAAGCAGGACAAAGAGCGATATTTATATGAAATGAGGGAGAAGGCCCTGTTAGACCATGTATCCGCTATGGAAGGCGCCGGGAAAGGCAAAGAAGCAGGCAAAACAGAAATAGCAATTGCGCCTGTTAAAGCGGGGTATGAGGGTAACTGA
- a CDS encoding ABC transporter ATP-binding protein, with amino-acid sequence MSIWSKFIQYYKPYRWLFFTDLACASVVSLVDITFPQILYFLTHGVFTRSAAEIKGVLGLVAAGMIALYGIRYACQYYITTWGHIMGARMESDMRQDLFDHYQRLSFSYYDRNNTGEMMSKLVADLFDISELAHHGPENVFICTLKIVGSFLLLLLLNVKMTLILFAVVLVMIVFSIYKNRRMKAVFMDNRQKIAGVNSRVQDSLAGIRVVKSFANEDLEREKFCTSNLQFLESKVNSYRLMGSFHAGNGFFQGLLYTAVLVSGGFFVAGGTLQVADLAVYALYIGIFMGPIDVLINFTEQFQKGYSGFKRFQEVVDTVPEILEKPAAVPLTNVKGRIVFQDVSFRYNQAAQVLAGVNITIEAGKTVALVGPSGGGKTTLCSLVPRFYDVSGGAVLIDGHDVRAVTLKSLRSAIGIVQQDVYMFAGSVRDNIAYGKPAATEAEIREAAKNANIHEFIIGLADGYDSYVGERGTRLSGGQKQRLAIARVFLKNPPILILDEATSALDNESERYIQASLERLAQNRTTIVVAHRLSTIRNADEIIVINRSGIQERGNHEELLANNGLYAKYYHMQFEGLDDLEGE; translated from the coding sequence ATGTCAATCTGGTCAAAATTCATCCAATATTATAAACCGTACCGGTGGCTATTTTTTACCGATCTGGCCTGTGCATCGGTGGTTTCCCTGGTGGACATTACCTTTCCCCAGATCCTTTATTTTCTCACCCACGGTGTTTTTACCCGGAGCGCGGCGGAGATTAAAGGGGTATTGGGCCTTGTCGCCGCAGGGATGATCGCTTTGTACGGCATCCGCTATGCCTGTCAGTATTACATTACCACCTGGGGCCATATTATGGGCGCCCGGATGGAAAGCGATATGCGCCAGGACCTGTTTGATCATTACCAGCGGCTGTCTTTTTCCTATTATGACCGCAATAATACGGGCGAAATGATGTCCAAGCTGGTGGCCGATTTGTTCGATATTTCCGAGCTGGCTCACCATGGGCCGGAAAACGTCTTTATCTGTACCCTGAAGATTGTCGGGTCATTTTTATTATTGCTGCTCCTCAATGTTAAAATGACGTTAATTCTTTTTGCCGTTGTCCTGGTGATGATTGTGTTCAGTATTTATAAAAACCGGCGGATGAAAGCCGTGTTTATGGATAACCGGCAAAAGATTGCCGGCGTTAATTCCCGGGTTCAGGATAGCCTGGCCGGTATCAGGGTTGTCAAATCTTTTGCCAACGAGGATTTGGAACGGGAAAAGTTCTGCACCAGCAACCTGCAGTTTTTGGAGTCTAAAGTAAACAGCTACCGCCTTATGGGCAGCTTTCATGCCGGCAATGGTTTTTTTCAGGGTTTACTGTATACAGCGGTGCTGGTCAGCGGCGGTTTTTTTGTTGCCGGCGGTACGCTGCAGGTTGCCGATCTGGCGGTATATGCTTTGTATATCGGCATTTTTATGGGTCCCATTGATGTGTTGATTAACTTTACCGAGCAATTTCAAAAAGGCTATTCCGGTTTCAAACGGTTTCAGGAAGTTGTTGATACGGTGCCGGAAATTTTAGAAAAACCGGCCGCCGTACCACTGACCAATGTCAAAGGCCGGATCGTTTTCCAGGATGTTTCTTTCCGGTATAATCAGGCTGCCCAAGTGCTGGCTGGTGTGAATATTACCATTGAAGCCGGGAAAACAGTAGCCCTGGTGGGGCCTTCGGGCGGCGGCAAGACGACCCTGTGTTCCCTGGTGCCCCGCTTTTATGATGTGAGCGGGGGCGCGGTCCTGATTGACGGCCACGACGTGCGGGCGGTTACGCTCAAGTCCCTCCGCAGTGCGATCGGCATTGTCCAGCAGGATGTTTACATGTTTGCCGGCTCAGTACGGGACAATATCGCCTATGGCAAGCCGGCGGCCACGGAGGCGGAGATTAGGGAGGCCGCGAAAAACGCTAATATTCATGAGTTTATTATAGGCCTTGCCGACGGGTATGACAGCTATGTGGGCGAGCGGGGCACCCGCCTGTCCGGGGGCCAAAAGCAGCGGCTGGCGATCGCCCGCGTATTCCTGAAAAATCCGCCTATCCTGATTTTGGACGAGGCTACCTCCGCCCTGGACAACGAGAGTGAGCGCTATATCCAGGCATCGCTGGAACGGCTGGCCCAAAACCGGACGACAATTGTGGTGGCCCACCGGCTTAGCACCATTCGCAATGCCGATGAGATTATTGTTATTAATCGCAGCGGCATTCAGGAACGGGGCAACCATGAAGAACTGCTGGCGAATAATGGTCTGTATGCCAAATATTATCATATGCAGTTTGAAGGGCTGGATGATTTGGAGGGTGAATAG
- a CDS encoding ammonia-forming cytochrome c nitrite reductase subunit c552, producing MRPGSPMIRKAQWYWDLLAAENSMGFHNLPQALNTLGQASEPARQAVAAANRAAGINLLY from the coding sequence ATGAGGCCGGGCTCGCCCATGATCCGTAAAGCCCAATGGTATTGGGACCTGCTGGCCGCTGAAAACAGCATGGGTTTCCATAATTTGCCCCAGGCGCTGAATACGCTGGGGCAGGCCAGCGAACCGGCCCGCCAGGCTGTGGCCGCCGCCAACCGGGCGGCTGGCATTAACCTGTTGTACTGA